A single window of bacterium DNA harbors:
- a CDS encoding PAS domain S-box protein produces the protein MKKHFTNVKVEGLKLNIADIAIDNFVAAIAIADTKGNIIYANNSFLKMWELKDKKEIIGKNIASLTGKKKIPHKSLENMYNTGNKFGQMDIKRKNGKTITVQHIANIIKDKMGKPICMIASFVDTTESTITHQLLVESEEKFRVLVNNFSDIVTILDSRMNIRYISPSVEKVLGYKKEFFIGKNVTLLIHPDDFTKVSAEINRKDKQPAGGTRFIEFRIKHKNGEWVHFEVIANNLLKNSTVRGIIIDMRDITKRKSTEKELKKSEIYIRTMFNSIANGIMVIDANAKILDVNDFLLYMFGYTKKGDVIGKSCLEFLAKKEHIKAFRGIKYTLKEDFRTGKKYRQVRYVAVKKDSTVFPVEVTAAPLEEEGVPYDSTKIVIVLTDISKRIEAENKTKEAEKRFKTIFENAIDGLLLIDIEPKKFIAGNKMMCKMLGYSQQEIKKLGVKNVHPPKFLPYAIQEFEKLVNKEITLTKDILFKRKNGSTFYADVSASPIMLSGKEYLMAIFRDSTERRKTEQLEKLLIMGQLSGGIAHELRNPLGAIKNSVYFLNMSLEKPRPEIKEALEILQKEISTSERVINSLLHFASPRPPIQRNTDINAVVQWALFHIKVPSNIKVIIQLGEKLPSIPADPEQLRQVFGNILINAIQSMPKGGKLLIKSGLHRSGWLYFSFTDTGVGIPDKNMGKIFEPFFTTRAKGVGLGLSVSKIFVEQHGGIIGVQSKVNKGSSFTAKLPIIKRIWKKKTTF, from the coding sequence ATGAAAAAACATTTTACAAATGTTAAGGTTGAGGGTTTGAAACTTAACATAGCGGACATTGCAATAGACAATTTTGTTGCCGCCATTGCAATTGCGGATACAAAAGGGAACATTATATACGCAAACAACTCTTTCCTTAAAATGTGGGAGCTTAAGGATAAAAAAGAAATCATAGGGAAAAACATTGCATCGTTAACGGGCAAAAAGAAAATACCACATAAATCATTAGAAAATATGTACAATACAGGAAACAAATTTGGACAAATGGACATAAAAAGGAAAAACGGGAAAACGATTACCGTTCAACATATTGCAAACATAATTAAAGATAAAATGGGAAAACCCATATGTATGATAGCCTCTTTTGTAGATACGACGGAATCAACAATAACTCACCAGTTATTGGTTGAGAGCGAAGAAAAGTTTCGTGTGCTTGTAAATAATTTTTCGGACATAGTAACGATTCTTGATTCCAGAATGAATATCCGGTATATAAGTCCTTCCGTAGAAAAGGTACTCGGGTATAAAAAAGAATTTTTCATTGGCAAAAACGTTACTCTCTTGATTCATCCTGACGATTTTACAAAAGTCAGCGCAGAAATTAACCGCAAGGATAAACAACCTGCCGGAGGCACTCGTTTTATTGAATTCCGCATTAAGCATAAAAACGGGGAATGGGTGCATTTTGAAGTTATTGCGAATAATCTGCTTAAAAATTCCACGGTAAGAGGGATAATCATAGATATGCGGGATATCACCAAACGGAAGAGCACAGAAAAGGAATTAAAGAAGTCCGAGATATATATACGGACAATGTTTAATTCTATAGCTAACGGAATTATGGTAATAGATGCCAATGCTAAAATACTCGATGTTAACGATTTTCTTCTTTATATGTTTGGGTATACTAAGAAAGGGGACGTTATCGGGAAAAGTTGTCTGGAATTCCTGGCAAAAAAAGAGCACATCAAGGCATTCAGAGGAATAAAATACACGTTAAAAGAAGATTTCAGAACGGGCAAAAAATACAGGCAAGTAAGATATGTCGCCGTGAAAAAGGATAGCACTGTTTTTCCCGTAGAAGTAACAGCAGCGCCTTTAGAAGAGGAAGGCGTTCCGTATGATTCAACAAAAATTGTTATCGTGTTGACAGATATCAGCAAGCGGATAGAAGCAGAGAACAAAACAAAGGAAGCGGAAAAAAGGTTTAAAACCATATTTGAAAATGCAATAGACGGGTTACTTTTAATAGACATAGAACCCAAAAAATTTATTGCCGGAAATAAAATGATGTGTAAAATGCTTGGGTATTCCCAACAAGAAATAAAAAAGCTTGGAGTTAAAAACGTTCATCCTCCGAAATTTTTACCTTACGCCATTCAAGAATTTGAAAAGCTTGTAAACAAAGAAATTACATTAACGAAAGATATTCTATTTAAGAGAAAAAATGGCAGCACGTTTTATGCCGATGTTAGCGCATCTCCGATAATGTTATCCGGCAAAGAATATTTAATGGCTATTTTTAGAGACAGCACCGAGCGAAGGAAAACGGAGCAACTGGAAAAGCTTCTCATAATGGGACAATTGTCCGGCGGGATAGCCCACGAGTTAAGGAACCCGCTTGGGGCTATCAAAAACAGCGTTTATTTTCTTAATATGTCCCTTGAAAAGCCCCGTCCGGAAATCAAAGAAGCCCTTGAAATTTTACAAAAAGAAATATCTACATCCGAAAGGGTTATCAACAGTTTATTACATTTTGCCTCTCCCAGACCTCCAATCCAACGTAACACGGATATTAACGCGGTTGTTCAATGGGCATTATTTCATATAAAAGTCCCGTCAAATATTAAAGTCATTATTCAGCTCGGGGAAAAATTACCTTCCATTCCGGCAGACCCCGAACAACTGAGACAGGTATTTGGAAACATTCTGATTAACGCCATACAGTCAATGCCAAAAGGAGGGAAATTATTAATAAAATCCGGATTGCATAGATCGGGATGGTTATATTTTTCTTTTACGGATACGGGAGTAGGTATACCCGACAAAAATATGGGGAAAATTTTCGAACCCTTTTTTACAACCAGAGCGAAAGGAGTCGGGCTCGGGTTATCGGTTAGCAAGATCTTTGTGGAACAGCATGGGGGGATTATAGGAGTGCAAAGTAAAGTCAACAAAGGGAGTAGTTTTACGGCAAAGCTGCCTATAATTAAGAGAATATGGAAAAAGAAAACAACATTTTGA
- a CDS encoding C25 family cysteine peptidase codes for MGILFLFWAFQQPNIVNLKSYTVSEFPSKSSDPVDFIIITNDELKPVYEALKSWRIEKGTTCEIKTVEWIAQNYPGADVPDRIRNFLKSAYAGWNTRYVLLGGDPCVVPYRGAQSKNQYYPYYTLAADLYYSALNGTWNADGDMIWAEAAIDSSNLTPLVWVGRFPGATLAEATLIVNKTIAYEKSPDINSVERAVFLASKDEAPYVRPIVNSFPDYFTKDTLWGASKSTIVDSLAKGCAFLYGAFHGSSTQNWSNQGGGGIDRLDIDTLLTAPLYSVITISCYTNWIDVDCMPRHFILNPSVSISCLGSSRVGWFSEETRTNSYFYEAVFDSLFPIGKALAWAKSRIIPDVYYAGAEADGNYRDVVLGYNLYGDPCTRFWTKKPDSFFVSHPSTITTGEKEIKITVTKGKTLVSGASVCIYKKDEIYGRGITDGTGEIIFVSTPETDGNLKLVVSKTDFLPYEGYISVQSDSAYVKYKNYSIDGDSVPESGEEIKLSLSLENTGAITAFNMFAKILNLSPYLTLLDTTQSYGNLSTKEIKSKEYRIRIDKSCPPGNINLSLNIYNSIDSSRDTFNLNIQAPLLTHYSHSADSLHFISLRIKNAGTGKAKAVNTKLSSLTAGVSLIDSLEYAGDISANNIILLSDCFKFSVDSGTPQFALEITDSCSHIWNDTFTISSLSPPTILAAFAKPNGISVNWNSTSAYGYNVYRASDTTLLNSQLIKNIFSFEDKSLTPYASYSYLVTSVDNSLNESDLSSPVSGRSNPPFKQGWPQSVKYPFINSPVVVDLIPEEPGLEIIANMDDQNIYAWYASGEGVFASNGTFASGLGRCWTAPVVADIDKDGSFEIIRAQSWTNTPQILVFEKDGVLRTNFPVQLANCEIASFSSPVVQDLDKDGNLEIILAEECSNTGNGRNSRIYVFRENGTGYLNPDGVFAICDTSMIMVDPTKAPSVGICTPAVADINNDDTLEIIMGFSNYSKNAAKPSLFAWNGITGHIVPGWPVFIKGVASSPAIGNIDPSYQGLEVVIHTGAPNNFVYAFHSDGTSVTNWPKNCNSTDAWTCMSGPTIGDVNGDGELEIALAGINTFHLWKGDGTIITGWPISLCFMNQVSPATPILADIDGDNKINYIGVSLLDGTIYAFEPNGTITAGFPICSNGRTDVTPIVGDIDFDGKNELLSATRDREVRIWEVTGTKIEWGTFCHDRWHTGTYGFVPYDTSIISAEEKQQPFCFKLLQNAPNPVRERTSIQYCIGEMATRVKLNIYDASGRLVKTLIDNSNVKPGNYSIRWEGINDNAKKVASGIYFYKLETENFKATKKLVLIK; via the coding sequence ATGGGAATACTATTCTTATTTTGGGCGTTTCAACAACCCAACATTGTCAACCTAAAATCTTATACCGTAAGCGAGTTTCCATCGAAATCCAGCGACCCCGTAGATTTTATTATAATAACAAACGATGAATTAAAGCCTGTTTACGAAGCGCTCAAATCATGGAGAATAGAAAAAGGAACAACCTGTGAGATAAAAACGGTAGAATGGATAGCCCAAAATTATCCCGGCGCAGATGTTCCCGATAGAATCCGTAATTTCTTAAAATCTGCTTATGCCGGTTGGAATACGAGATATGTTTTACTCGGGGGGGACCCTTGTGTCGTTCCATACCGCGGTGCTCAAAGCAAAAACCAGTATTATCCATATTATACTCTTGCGGCTGATTTGTACTACTCTGCCTTAAACGGGACATGGAATGCGGATGGAGATATGATATGGGCAGAAGCAGCTATTGATAGTTCAAATCTTACTCCTCTGGTATGGGTAGGCAGATTTCCCGGGGCAACTCTTGCAGAGGCAACTTTAATAGTAAACAAAACAATCGCTTACGAAAAGTCTCCCGATATTAACTCCGTGGAAAGGGCAGTGTTTCTTGCATCTAAAGATGAAGCTCCTTATGTTCGTCCGATAGTAAATTCTTTCCCCGATTATTTTACTAAAGACACTTTATGGGGAGCATCTAAAAGCACAATTGTTGACTCTCTTGCAAAAGGGTGTGCTTTTTTATACGGCGCTTTTCACGGTTCTTCAACGCAAAATTGGTCAAACCAGGGTGGGGGAGGCATAGATAGGTTAGATATAGACACTTTACTAACTGCTCCTTTATACTCTGTAATTACCATAAGTTGTTATACCAACTGGATAGACGTAGATTGTATGCCCCGTCATTTTATACTAAATCCGTCCGTAAGCATATCCTGTCTTGGAAGTTCAAGAGTAGGTTGGTTCTCCGAAGAAACAAGAACAAATAGTTATTTTTACGAGGCAGTTTTTGACAGCCTGTTCCCTATAGGAAAAGCTCTGGCATGGGCAAAATCCAGAATAATTCCTGACGTATATTATGCCGGCGCAGAAGCTGACGGCAATTACAGGGATGTAGTTTTAGGTTATAACCTTTATGGGGACCCGTGTACCAGATTCTGGACAAAGAAACCTGATTCCTTTTTTGTAAGCCATCCTTCAACGATAACCACGGGAGAAAAAGAAATAAAAATTACGGTAACAAAGGGGAAAACTTTAGTTTCAGGAGCATCGGTATGCATATATAAAAAAGATGAAATATACGGCAGAGGGATTACCGACGGCACAGGAGAAATTATTTTCGTGTCGACGCCTGAGACCGACGGCAACTTAAAATTAGTCGTTTCCAAAACCGATTTCTTGCCTTATGAAGGATACATATCCGTCCAATCCGATTCTGCTTATGTAAAATATAAAAACTATAGTATTGATGGAGACAGCGTTCCTGAATCAGGAGAAGAAATCAAATTATCTCTTTCCTTAGAAAACACCGGAGCAATAACAGCTTTTAATATGTTTGCGAAAATTCTTAACTTATCTCCCTACCTGACACTCCTTGATACTACTCAATCCTATGGCAACTTATCAACAAAAGAAATAAAATCGAAAGAATATAGAATACGTATAGACAAATCCTGTCCCCCGGGGAATATTAATCTTAGTTTAAATATTTATAATAGCATTGATTCTTCCAGAGACACTTTTAATCTAAACATACAGGCGCCATTATTGACACATTACTCACATTCTGCTGACTCTTTGCACTTCATATCCCTGAGAATAAAAAATGCAGGAACGGGTAAGGCTAAGGCAGTAAATACTAAATTATCTTCCCTCACGGCCGGAGTTTCTTTGATTGACTCTTTAGAATATGCGGGAGATATTTCGGCTAATAATATTATACTATTAAGCGATTGTTTTAAGTTTTCCGTTGATAGTGGGACTCCACAATTTGCATTAGAAATTACGGATTCCTGTTCTCACATATGGAATGATACGTTTACCATTTCTTCTCTTAGTCCGCCGACTATTCTTGCTGCATTTGCCAAGCCTAACGGCATATCCGTTAACTGGAATTCAACCTCTGCTTATGGATATAACGTTTACAGGGCATCCGATACGACTCTTCTAAATTCCCAACTAATAAAAAATATATTCTCATTTGAAGATAAATCCTTAACGCCTTATGCAAGCTACTCCTATCTGGTAACTTCTGTCGACAACTCTCTCAATGAAAGCGACCTTTCGTCCCCTGTATCCGGTAGAAGTAATCCTCCTTTCAAGCAGGGCTGGCCTCAATCAGTCAAATACCCTTTTATAAATTCTCCCGTTGTTGTCGACCTTATCCCCGAAGAGCCGGGTTTAGAAATAATCGCAAATATGGATGACCAAAATATATATGCATGGTATGCTTCAGGAGAAGGCGTTTTTGCGTCTAATGGAACTTTTGCTTCAGGATTAGGAAGGTGTTGGACGGCCCCTGTTGTTGCAGACATAGATAAAGACGGAAGTTTTGAAATAATACGAGCGCAATCATGGACAAATACTCCGCAAATATTGGTGTTTGAAAAAGACGGCGTCCTTCGTACAAATTTCCCCGTGCAATTAGCGAACTGCGAAATAGCATCATTTTCATCCCCGGTCGTACAGGATCTGGATAAAGACGGAAATTTAGAAATTATACTGGCAGAGGAATGCTCGAATACCGGTAACGGCAGGAACAGCAGAATTTATGTGTTTAGAGAAAATGGAACTGGGTATTTAAATCCTGATGGAGTTTTTGCCATATGTGACACTTCAATGATAATGGTAGACCCAACTAAAGCGCCATCTGTAGGTATTTGTACGCCTGCCGTTGCAGACATAAACAACGATGACACCCTTGAGATTATTATGGGTTTTTCAAATTACAGTAAAAACGCTGCCAAACCTTCACTCTTTGCATGGAATGGAATAACGGGTCACATAGTTCCGGGTTGGCCGGTTTTTATAAAAGGTGTTGCTTCATCTCCGGCGATAGGAAATATTGACCCTTCATATCAGGGATTAGAAGTAGTCATTCATACCGGCGCGCCTAATAACTTCGTTTACGCTTTTCACTCCGACGGCACTTCCGTAACTAACTGGCCCAAAAACTGCAACTCGACCGATGCCTGGACGTGTATGTCGGGGCCAACCATCGGAGATGTTAACGGTGATGGAGAATTAGAAATAGCTCTTGCGGGAATAAATACATTTCACCTGTGGAAAGGCGATGGAACGATAATTACGGGCTGGCCTATAAGTTTATGCTTTATGAATCAGGTATCCCCGGCAACTCCTATACTTGCGGATATTGATGGAGACAATAAAATTAATTATATAGGTGTTTCGCTTCTTGACGGCACGATATATGCTTTCGAACCAAACGGTACGATTACTGCAGGTTTCCCAATATGTTCCAATGGCAGGACAGACGTAACGCCAATAGTAGGCGATATAGACTTTGACGGTAAAAATGAACTTCTATCTGCAACAAGAGACCGCGAAGTCCGTATATGGGAAGTAACAGGAACTAAAATAGAGTGGGGAACTTTCTGTCATGACAGGTGGCATACGGGGACTTATGGTTTTGTCCCGTACGACACATCTATAATCTCGGCAGAAGAAAAACAACAGCCATTTTGCTTTAAGCTCTTACAAAACGCACCTAACCCGGTTCGAGAAAGAACATCCATTCAATATTGTATAGGGGAAATGGCAACCAGAGTTAAATTAAATATTTACGATGCCTCCGGCAGATTGGTTAAGACTTTAATAGACAATAGTAACGTTAAACCCGGAAACTATAGTATAAGATGGGAAGGCATAAATGACAATGCCAAGAAAGTAGCCTCCGGAATATACTTCTATAAGTTAGAAACGGAAAATTTTAAAGCCACTAAAAAATTGGTACTTATCAAATAA
- the argF gene encoding ornithine carbamoyltransferase gives MTGKDFIETKGLQREDIFKLFLLTERFKNARYTHEKPLSGKTFALIFEKPSLRTRVTFETAINELGGNSIYLSSQDIGLGKREPVKDVAENLSRWVSGIVARVFEHKSVEDLAKYASVPVVNALSDLEHPCQALADFFTIWETYKEYKDLKFAWVGDGNNVCHSLMLFANLCGLKMHVATPKGYEPAKEYVKLSSAVVTNDPVEAVRDADIIYTDVWTSMGQEEEKALRLEKFKAFQINAELVKHAKPSYILMHCLPAHRGEEITAEVIDSPHSVILDQAENRMHTEKSVMAWLCGNLKK, from the coding sequence ATGACAGGAAAAGATTTCATAGAAACAAAAGGGTTACAAAGGGAAGACATTTTCAAATTATTTTTATTAACGGAAAGATTCAAGAATGCAAGATATACTCATGAAAAACCATTAAGCGGTAAGACTTTTGCTTTGATATTCGAGAAACCGAGTCTCAGGACAAGAGTAACTTTTGAAACCGCGATTAACGAACTCGGGGGGAACTCCATATATCTGTCATCCCAGGATATAGGGCTTGGCAAGAGAGAACCCGTAAAGGACGTGGCGGAAAATTTATCCAGGTGGGTATCGGGGATAGTTGCACGTGTTTTTGAGCATAAAAGCGTTGAAGACCTTGCGAAATATGCAAGCGTTCCGGTTGTAAATGCTTTATCTGACCTTGAACACCCGTGTCAGGCGCTTGCGGATTTTTTCACGATATGGGAAACTTACAAAGAATACAAAGACTTAAAATTCGCATGGGTAGGCGACGGAAACAACGTATGTCATTCACTTATGTTGTTTGCAAATTTATGCGGTTTAAAGATGCACGTAGCGACTCCGAAGGGTTATGAGCCGGCAAAGGAATACGTAAAATTAAGTTCCGCGGTAGTAACGAATGATCCCGTAGAAGCTGTTCGTGACGCAGACATTATATATACCGACGTATGGACTTCAATGGGACAGGAAGAAGAAAAAGCGCTAAGGTTAGAGAAATTCAAAGCATTCCAGATAAATGCGGAACTGGTAAAACATGCAAAACCTTCTTATATTCTGATGCATTGTTTGCCTGCTCACAGGGGTGAAGAAATTACCGCCGAAGTGATTGACTCCCCGCATTCGGTAATTCTTGACCAGGCAGAGAACCGTATGCATACGGAGAAATCGGTTATGGCGTGGTTGTGCGGAAACTTGAAGAAATAA
- a CDS encoding prolyl oligopeptidase family serine peptidase, translating to MINILIILISFFPSLKDTITPSKWLTAGPFSTAPREGIIGVLDSIENFVPVEGAELPSFMVQGGTVKWVARGLDSTGRVLFDYEDVWWDTLQDIYGYAGVSSASYAYATFQSKESCYALAIGKNVSSFRLNEKSYSITSYCPTPVLLKAGENRIFLSTENSFRLSFVPSKDHLILLEDVTAPDIVDTSVTFSAPIAICFMNTTIEKMCSLEVTLEKTDYVKPVKTFINTIYPFGVKKVRLDIEVVKPVSGLKELWLPITLTYKGNKLLTDSVKIDIVKPGDQYKATFISKVDNSVQYFGVVPPLDFSPDKKYSLIVSLHGAGIEAIGLAKCYTPRDWTFIVTATNRRPFGFNWEDWGTLDMLEVRQEAIKRFNIDTTKVYLMGHSMGGHGTWVNGLLNADLFAAIAPVAGWSFLQLYVPSILEKSVFFTHPEAISYRNRIIREYCPFVFLENAKNTGIYALHGGSDDNVPPIHGRILTGYLKLMNYDVHYTELAGKGHWWNENDDGERGAGCINYKAIMDFFKARTRNFYPKEISYKIVTPLIRNKYYWVTIDEQDIEYQDAKIEAKVNSNDISINTQNITAFSLSLSPKLIPFGEIKFIINNTPIKFSFNKEETVSFVKKGNYFVMGKVERKGLYKSSQLYGPIKQAYFSPFILVYGKGETNYENASSEAFFWWVNGNGFVEMIPDTEVTDEIIKNYNIILFGNPDENSFTKKINSKLPIYIKDKHIWAGKEMLSREGLSLEEIYPNPLNPEKFVVVYMGADSEGSRISHYFGPLRAQSGVPDFIIYDKSVKKKGWDGVVFTGFFDKNWKLDKQTMYKKF from the coding sequence ATGATAAACATACTAATTATATTAATTTCTTTTTTCCCGTCTTTGAAGGACACCATTACTCCTTCAAAATGGCTTACTGCGGGGCCGTTTTCAACTGCTCCCCGTGAAGGAATCATAGGAGTACTTGATTCCATAGAAAATTTTGTTCCCGTAGAAGGCGCAGAACTGCCGAGTTTTATGGTCCAGGGAGGCACAGTTAAATGGGTTGCCCGCGGTTTGGATTCGACAGGCAGAGTCTTGTTTGATTACGAAGACGTATGGTGGGATACTTTGCAGGACATATACGGTTATGCCGGAGTAAGCAGTGCAAGTTATGCATATGCAACATTCCAAAGCAAGGAATCTTGTTATGCGCTTGCGATTGGCAAGAACGTGTCTTCTTTTAGATTAAATGAAAAAAGTTATTCCATTACTTCTTATTGTCCTACCCCGGTATTATTAAAAGCAGGAGAGAACAGAATTTTTCTGTCCACGGAGAACAGTTTTCGTCTTAGTTTTGTCCCGAGCAAAGACCATTTAATTCTTTTAGAAGATGTTACTGCGCCGGACATCGTTGATACTTCGGTAACTTTTTCCGCACCGATAGCAATTTGTTTTATGAATACTACTATTGAAAAAATGTGTTCTTTAGAGGTTACACTTGAGAAAACGGATTACGTTAAACCTGTCAAAACTTTCATAAACACGATATACCCTTTTGGTGTGAAAAAAGTAAGACTGGATATTGAAGTGGTAAAACCCGTCTCAGGGTTAAAAGAATTATGGCTGCCGATAACCTTAACCTATAAGGGGAACAAGCTTTTAACCGACAGCGTAAAAATAGACATAGTTAAACCCGGCGACCAATACAAAGCTACTTTTATCTCAAAGGTTGACAATTCAGTTCAGTATTTCGGGGTCGTTCCGCCTTTGGATTTTTCACCGGACAAAAAGTATTCTTTAATTGTTTCCCTTCACGGTGCAGGGATAGAAGCTATTGGTTTGGCGAAATGTTATACCCCCAGGGACTGGACGTTTATCGTAACCGCTACAAATCGCAGGCCTTTTGGATTCAACTGGGAAGACTGGGGAACGCTCGATATGCTTGAAGTTCGGCAGGAAGCGATAAAACGTTTCAACATAGACACAACAAAAGTATATCTTATGGGACATTCGATGGGAGGACACGGGACATGGGTTAACGGGTTATTGAATGCCGATTTATTTGCTGCTATAGCGCCTGTAGCCGGATGGAGTTTCTTACAACTTTATGTTCCGAGCATACTTGAAAAGAGTGTTTTCTTTACTCATCCTGAGGCGATTTCTTATCGTAATAGGATAATACGGGAATACTGTCCGTTTGTATTTCTTGAGAATGCAAAGAACACTGGAATATATGCTTTACACGGCGGCAGTGACGACAACGTGCCTCCGATTCACGGACGTATACTCACGGGATATCTTAAGTTAATGAATTACGACGTTCATTATACGGAACTTGCCGGAAAGGGCCACTGGTGGAATGAAAATGATGACGGGGAACGCGGAGCAGGATGCATTAATTACAAAGCGATAATGGATTTCTTTAAAGCACGAACCAGAAACTTTTATCCGAAAGAGATTAGTTACAAGATAGTAACTCCGCTTATCAGAAATAAATATTACTGGGTTACAATAGACGAGCAAGACATAGAATACCAAGATGCGAAAATTGAAGCCAAAGTTAACTCGAACGACATTTCCATAAACACTCAAAATATTACGGCTTTCAGTTTAAGTCTATCGCCGAAACTAATCCCGTTCGGGGAAATAAAATTCATAATAAATAATACCCCGATAAAGTTTTCGTTTAACAAAGAAGAAACGGTTTCATTTGTAAAAAAAGGTAATTATTTTGTTATGGGAAAAGTTGAGCGCAAAGGATTATACAAGAGCTCGCAGCTTTATGGTCCGATAAAACAAGCGTATTTCAGTCCGTTTATTCTGGTCTACGGCAAGGGAGAAACAAATTATGAGAATGCCTCTTCCGAAGCATTTTTCTGGTGGGTAAACGGAAATGGTTTTGTAGAAATGATTCCGGATACCGAGGTAACGGATGAAATAATAAAGAACTACAACATTATTTTATTCGGGAATCCGGATGAGAACAGTTTTACAAAAAAGATAAATTCGAAGCTGCCTATTTATATAAAAGACAAACATATCTGGGCTGGAAAAGAAATGCTTTCCCGGGAAGGGCTTTCTCTTGAAGAGATATATCCCAACCCGTTAAATCCCGAAAAGTTTGTAGTTGTTTATATGGGAGCGGATTCGGAAGGGTCAAGAATATCGCATTATTTTGGGCCTCTTCGCGCGCAATCAGGGGTGCCGGATTTCATAATTTACGATAAATCCGTGAAGAAGAAGGGATGGGATGGCGTTGTATTCACGGGATTTTTCGATAAAAACTGGAAGCTCGATAAACAAACAATGTATAAAAAATTTTAG
- a CDS encoding Fe-S-containing hydro-lyase yields the protein MMKKIRLPLDDKIISGLNAGDRVLLTGIIYTARDATHKRLTDCIKNKKKLPLELKNQTIYYTGPAPAKPKQIIGSCGPTTSSRMDEYTPSLLRNNLKGMIGKGDRSKEVVSEIKKHKAVYFIAPGGCGALLSQTVKKCDLVAYGELGCEAIYKLKIKDFPAIVGIDCRGKNIYNRR from the coding sequence ATTATGAAAAAGATTAGGCTTCCTCTGGATGATAAAATAATTTCCGGATTAAACGCCGGCGACAGGGTTTTGTTGACGGGAATAATATACACTGCAAGAGATGCGACGCACAAAAGATTGACCGATTGCATAAAAAACAAAAAGAAACTCCCGCTGGAATTAAAAAACCAGACGATTTATTACACGGGGCCTGCTCCTGCAAAACCGAAACAAATCATAGGTTCCTGCGGGCCTACGACAAGCAGCAGGATGGACGAATATACTCCGTCTTTATTGAGAAACAATTTAAAAGGAATGATTGGAAAAGGAGACCGTTCGAAGGAAGTCGTATCCGAAATAAAAAAACACAAAGCGGTTTATTTTATTGCGCCGGGGGGATGTGGGGCGTTACTTTCGCAGACGGTTAAAAAGTGTGATCTGGTAGCGTATGGCGAACTAGGGTGTGAAGCTATTTACAAATTGAAAATCAAAGATTTCCCGGCAATCGTAGGAATAGATTGCAGGGGCAAGAACATATATAATCGACGTTAA
- a CDS encoding fumarate hydratase: MRTIKKDKIVDSVKNLCIKSNFEIDKDIERLLEKAYKEETDILPKEVIRDILKNCSIAKAKKIPMCQDTGLTVVFVKKGEGVKVDGGLEEAIQEGVRKGYREGYFRKSIVDPLTRKNTGDNTPATIHTNLVKGDRLKITVVPRGFGSENMGKASMLDIGNCVKEVKKFVLDSVKESGGNSCPPVVIGIGIGGTLEKAALLAKEALINDSEDSHKNVTVKKLEKDLLKEINKLDIGPGGLGGKTTALRVTIKTYPTHIAGLPVAINIGCWCHRVQTIIL, encoded by the coding sequence ATGAGAACAATAAAAAAAGATAAGATCGTTGACTCCGTTAAGAACTTGTGCATTAAATCCAATTTTGAAATAGATAAAGACATTGAACGGTTACTGGAAAAAGCCTACAAAGAAGAAACCGATATCCTCCCCAAAGAAGTCATCCGTGACATATTAAAAAATTGCAGCATCGCAAAAGCCAAGAAAATACCTATGTGCCAGGATACGGGGTTAACAGTGGTGTTCGTAAAAAAAGGCGAAGGGGTAAAGGTTGATGGCGGTCTGGAAGAAGCAATCCAGGAGGGAGTTCGGAAAGGTTATCGTGAAGGGTATTTCAGGAAGTCAATAGTTGACCCGTTAACCAGAAAGAATACCGGAGACAATACTCCCGCAACAATACATACGAATCTGGTAAAGGGAGACAGGTTAAAAATTACGGTTGTGCCGAGGGGATTTGGCAGCGAGAATATGGGAAAAGCTTCAATGCTTGACATAGGAAATTGCGTTAAGGAAGTAAAAAAATTCGTGTTGGATTCCGTAAAAGAATCCGGCGGAAACTCCTGCCCGCCTGTAGTCATCGGGATAGGAATCGGCGGAACGCTTGAGAAAGCAGCGCTGCTGGCGAAAGAAGCGTTAATAAACGATTCCGAAGATAGTCACAAAAACGTTACGGTAAAAAAACTTGAGAAAGATTTATTAAAAGAAATAAACAAATTAGATATCGGGCCGGGAGGATTGGGTGGAAAGACAACCGCATTAAGGGTGACCATAAAAACTTATCCGACGCACATTGCGGGATTGCCCGTGGCAATAAACATAGGGTGCTGGTGTCATCGTGTTCAAACTATAATATTATGA